From the genome of Rhizobacter sp. AJA081-3:
TCAACATCGTCGCGCTGCTGATCGTGCCGTTGCTGCCGATGCCGCCCAAGGCGGCTGCCGCCGCGCACGCCGCGCCTCCCGCCGCGACGGCCCCCGCAGCGGCGGCCACCACGGCGAAGTTCTACTTCGACAGCGGCAAGGCCGACCTCCCGGCCAACGGTGCCGAGAGCATCGCCAAGCTGGCAGCGGCCGGAAAGTCCGGCGGCAAGGCGGTGATCAGCGGATACCATGACGCCACCGGTGATCCGGCCCAGAACGCCGAACTGGCCAAGCAGCGCGCGATCGCCGTGCGCGATGCGCTCAAGGCCGCTGGCGTACCGGAGGACAAGATCGAACTGAAGAAGCCCGAGCAGATCAACGCCGGCGATGCCGCAGAAGCCCGGCGCGTCGAAGTGACCGTGCAGTGACGCACCGGGGCGGACGGCTCGCCCGTCCGTTCAGCGTGACAGCCAGGTCCGGGTGAATTCCGCCAGGTCCTGGTGGACACTGGCGACGATGGCCAGTTCCGGGCCTGTGTTCGGGCTGCCATTGGGCGCCCGCAGGACCAAGGCCTTGTGCACGCTGTCCGGAATGCCGCGGAAGTACGGCAGATAGTCGTCGACGAAGGCCTCGGGGCGCAGTTCTTCGACCACGTCCGCCTTCGGGCTTCGCTCGGTCTCCCGGTTGCCTGTGGCGATCACCCGCTCGATGGGGAAGCCATGGCTGCGCAGGTTGTGCAACCGGGCCCCTTCGAAACGGGCATCGAGCGCTGAAACGCACACCAGATCGAAACCCGCCTCCCTCAATCGATGGCAAGCCTGCACGGCGCCCTCCATGGGCGGCACGCTTGACCAAAACAACTCGCCGAACTCCGACTTGAATCGCTGCCGCCGGAACATGCCCAGCCGCGGCACCTTCCACCGGTCCATCGGCCAATAGGCCTGGGGATCGCGCTCGTCCGGATAGTGGCCGAAAGCGCGCTGCCATGCAGCCGCATATGCGAGATGGAAATCCAGCAGCACACCATCGGCATCCAGGGCAATCACGGGTCGGCGCATGCAGCCACTCTAGCGTTTTGCCCCGCTGCCGCATCGGCCTTGATGGTCGGCCTGTGCAACCGTTTACGCGGGTGTTGCGGAATGCTGGGACAATAGCGGGTTGACAGGGGCATCCAGCGCCCCCATCTCTGCGTCTTGCACTTCGGATTGACCGCGCCATGACCACACGCCGCCCCTCGCCCCCCGCCACTCCGGATTCGTCGATGAAGCTTCGACAGACCCAGGCAGAGTACACGGCAGCCCGACCCAGTTCCGAGCCCGGTATCCGCCCGTTGATGTCGAGCTCGAAGATGTACGTCTGCCGTCGTTGCCAGGCGAACTTCAAGACCGGTGATGGCAAGCCCGATCCGCGCCTGCCCGGCCTGGGCAAGTGCAACGCCTGCTTGGCCACGGCGGCAACCACCGCCGCCTGAGGCGACCCAAAAACCCGAAAGCCCGGGTCCTTGCGGTCCCGGGCTTTCGGCCGTCTGGGGTCAGAGCCAGGTCCAGATGCGGCGCAACCAAGTCGGTGCGCGGTTCGGCTTGGGTCGATAGAGTTCGCGGAACGTGGATTGCATGATCATGTCCTCCTGAGGACTTAACTGTATGCAACATCAGTACTGTATGCAAGCACAGATCATCCGCCTCGTGCGGGTCACGCATCCCTGATCGGCTCCGCAAAAGCAAAAAGCCCGGTACCAAGAAGGCACCGGGCTCTCACTGTCTTTGGTCGGGGTGGCGGGATTCGAACTCGCGACCCCTTGCACCCCATGCAAGTGCGCTACCAGGCTGCGCTACACCCCGACGAAGCCTTGCATTATAGAGTGAAATCTGCCGCTCTCTCGGGACTCACAGGACGAGCAGCGCTCGGATCGCAAGCAGTTCGCCTCTGATCTCGCCGGGGTCGAGCATGGACATCGGCTCCGATGCGGCCTGGCCTTCTGCCGAAGACGCCGGATCCTCCAGCGCCGCGGCCATGTCGATCACCTCGTCGGGCTCATCGATCGCAGGCCCCGCTTCGGCATCTCGCGGAATGGCCGCATCCGATAGCCGGTTGCGCGCCCCGCTGATCGTGAAGCCCTGTTCGTACAGGAGCTCACGGATGCGCCGGATCAACAGCACCTCATGGTGCTGGTAGTAGCGCCGGTTGCCCCGGCGCTTCATCGGCTTGAGTTGGGTGAACTCCTGCTCCCAATACCGAAGCACGTACGGCTTCACCCCGCACAAGTCGCTCACCTCACCGATCGTGAAGTATCGCTTGGCGGGGATGGCTGGGAGCGCTTTCTCCATCAAAATCAATAAGATCCCAAGAGAAAGCTAGACTTTACTCGAACTCTTCCCCTGCCGGTATGTCACCTTGCACGACTCCCTTGAGTTTGTGGCTGGCGTGGAAGGTGACAACGTTGCGCGCCTTGATCGGAATGGCCTCCCCCGTGCGCGGATTTCGCCCTGGTCGCGGGGCCTTGCGGCGGATGTTGAAGTTGCCGAAGCTGGACAGCTTGACATCCTCGCCAGTCACCAGCGTGCCGTGGATGATCTCGAAGAAGGCCTCGACCATGTCCTTGGATTCGCGCTTGTTCAGCCCGAGCCGTTCGAACAACAAGTCGGCCAGTTCCGCCTTGGTGAGCGTGGGCGTCTCGATGGTCGGCAGGACGACCCGGTTCCGCGGCGTGTCGTTGTCGCTCATGGTTTTTGCCCTCAGCCCCGCAGGCGCACACCCAGGCGAGCCTGGAGCGTGGCCAGCACCTCGGCCACGGTGGCCTCGATGCGTTCATCGGTCAGTGTGTTTTCGTTGTCCAGCAACTCCAGTCGGACAGCGAGACTGCGCTCGCCGGGCTTCATGTCGGCCGTGTCCGACGCCGGTCTGTAGATGTCGAACAGACGCGCCGAGCGCACGAGCCCGCCACGGCCTGCGCCAATGGCATCCATGAGCGCGCCATGGGTGACCCGCTCGGCCGCAACCAGAGCGATGTCGCGAACCGCCACTTGCTGGCGCGGAATCGGCATGAACGCGGGCAGATCGCGCTCCTGCAGCGCGTCCAGGTCGAGTTCGAACAGCAGCGGCGCCGACGGCAACTCGTAGGCCTGGCGCCAACGCGGATGCAGTTCGCCCACATGTCCGATCGAGCGACCGGCCAGTTCAATCCGCGCACAGCGCCCCGGATGCATCGCTGGGTGCTCGGCCGTCACGAAGACCGCGCTGCGTGGCGCAAGCAACGCCTCGATGTCACCCTTGACGTCGAAGAAGTCGACCGCGCGTTCCTTGCTGCCCCATTGCAGCACGTCGCTGCGGCCCCAGGCCAGCCCGGCCAGTCGCCGCGGCTGCACCAGACCGGCAACTGCCGTCTCCGCGTCCACCGCAGACGCGTCGCGGCGGAACACGCGCCCCGCCTCGAACACGCGCACGCGGCTCGCCTTGCGGGCCAGGTTCGACTGCAACACCGCCACCAGGCTGCCCAGCAGGCTGGAGCGCATCACCGACAAGGGGCTGGCGATGGGGTTGAGCACGCGGATCGGGTCAGCATTGCCGGCCAGTTCATGCTCCCAGCGCTCTTCGACGAAGCTGAAGCTGATCGTCTCCTGGTAGCCCAGGCCCGCGAGAACTTGCCGCAACGCGCCCGTGCTTCGTTGCGACTCGGTCCGCACGCGAGCCGTCACCGGCGCCAGCGGCGGTGTGTCCGGCAGCGACTGGTAGCCCAGCACGCGAATCACTTCCTCGATCAGGTCCTCCTCGATCTTCAGATCGAAGCGCCACGACGGTGGCGTCACGGTGAGCACTCCCGCGTCGGCACTGAACTTCAAGCCCAGCCGCTGCATGACGCCTTCGCACTGCGCCTGCGTGACCGGCATGCCGATCACCTTGGCGGCGCGGGCCACGCGCAGACGCACAGGTTCGGCCGCGGGCAGGCGAAGCACCTGGTCGTCCATCGGGCCGGCCTCGCCACCGCAGATGTCGATGATCAGCCGGGTGATGCGTTCGATGTGCTCGACCGTCAGCGCCGGATCCACGCCGCGCTCAAATCGGTGCCCGGCGTCGGTGGCAAAGTTGAAGCGCCGCGAGCGCCCAGCCACCGCATCCGGCCACCAGAAGGCGGCCTCCACATACACGTTGCGTGTCGCACCGGACACCGCAGTGGCTTCGCCGCCCATGATGCCGGCCAGCGATTCGACAGCCTCGTCGTCGGCGATCACTCCGACCTGTGCATCGACCTCGATGGTGTTGCCGTTCAGCAGCTCCAGCTTCTCGCCCGGTCGCCCCCAGCGAACCGTCAGGCCACCGTGGATCTTGTCCAGATCGAAGATGTGCGACGGGCGTCCGAACTCGAACATCACGTAATTCGAGATGTCCACCAGCGCCGTCACCGAGCGCTGGCCACAGCGCGCCAAACGGTCCACCATCCAGGCCGGCGTGCGCGCCTGCGGGTTCACGCCGCGCACGACGCGGCCGGAGAATCGGCCACACAGATCGCTGGCCTCGACCTTCACCTTCAGCACCGCATCGTGCGACACAGGCACCTGCGGGAAGCTCGGCACCTTCAGTGGCGCACCGGTCAAGGCCGCCAGCTCGCGCGCGATGCCGTAGACGCTCAGGCAGTGCGCCAGATTGGGCGTGAGCTTGAGCGTGAAGATGGTGTCGTCGAGCGCCAGCTGGCTGCGAATGTCGACGCCGACTTTCGCCGACTCGTCCAGCACCAGCAAGCCGCCATGGTCTTCCGACAGCTTGAGCTCGCGCGCTGAGCACAGCATGCCCTGGCTCTCGACGCCGCGCAGCTTGCCGAGCTTGATCACGAAGGTCTTGCCGTCCTCGCCCGGCGGCAGTTGCGCCCCGACGAGCGCGCAGGGCACGTGCATGCCCGCGCGCACGTTCGGCGCACCGCAGACGATCTGCAGCGTCGTGCCGGTGCCGGCGTCGACTTCGCAGACGTTCAGGCGGTCCGCATTCGGATGCTGCGTCACCGCGAGCACCTTGGCGACGACCACGCCGCTGAACGGCGGTGCGGCCGGATGGGTCTCTTCGACTTCCATGCCGGCCATCGTCAGCAGTTCTGACAACTCAGCCGTGGAGATCGGAGGATCGCAGTACTCGCGCAGCCAGGATTCAGGAAACTGCATGGCTCGGGAATCAGTTGAATTGCGACAGGAAGCGCAGGTCGTTCTCGAAGAACAGCCGCAGGTCGTTCACGCCGTAGCGAAGCATCGTCAGACGGTCCGGGCCCATGCCGAACGCGAAGCCGATGTGGCGCTCCGGATCGAGGCCGAAGTTGCGCACCACGTTCGGATGCACCTGGCCGGAGCCCGCCACCTCGAGCCACTGGCCCTTGAGCGGCCCGCTGGAGAAGGCGATGTCGATCTCGGCGGAGGGCTCGGTGAAGGGGAAGAACGAGGGCCGGAAGCGCAGCGTCAGCTCATCGGTCTCGAAGAATCGCCGGCAGAAGTCGGTGAACACGACCTTCAAGTCCTTGAAGCTCACGTTCTCGCCGATCCACAGGCCTTCGCATTGATGGAACATCGGCGAGTGCGTGGCGTCACTGTCGACGCGGTAGGTGCGGCCCGGCGCGATGACGCGGATCTCGGGCATGTGCTCCTTGCCGGCATGCTTCTTCGCATGCGAGCGCGCATAGCGCACCTGCATCGGCGAGGTGTGAGTGCGCAGGTTCAGCCATCGGCCCTCGGCGTCCTTCAGGTCGACGTAGAAGGTGTCCTGCATCGAACGCGCGGGGTGGTTCTCGGGGCTGTTCAGCGCGGTGAAGTTGTACCAGTCGGTCTCGATCTCCGGGCCATCGGCCACGTCGAAACCCATCGAGCCGAAGATGGCCTCGATGCGTTCGATGGTGCGGGTCACCGGGTGCAGGCCGCCGATGCCGCGCTGTCGGCCCGGCAGCGTGATGTCCAGCGACTCCGACTTCAGTTGGGCCTCCAGTTCGGCCTGGCCAAGCGCGTCGCGGCGCGCCTGCAGCAAGGCCTCGACCTGCTGCTTGGCTGCATTGATCAGCGCGCCGCGGGCCTTCTTTTCGTCGACCGGCAAGGCACCCAGCGCCTTCAGCTGCTCGGTGACACGGCCTGACTTCCCGAGGTATCGCGCCTTGGCGTTCTCGAGTTCGGCGGGCGTCGCTGCCTTCGCGAAGTCGGCCTTCGCGTCGTCGACGAGGGGAGCGAGATCGTTCATCGCATCGGAGCCTGAGAGACCTTCACCACAAGAAAAAAGGCCGCACACGAGGTCGGCCTTGGAAAGCTGAGCCGGCACCGCTTTCACGGGCCAGCGCTGCGGCGGCCGAGGCGCGTTAGCGCCCGGTCGCGCAGGGGGTCAAGCGAGTTGGGCCTTCACCTTGTCGACGATGCTGCCGAAGCCGGCAGGATCGTTCACGGCCATGTCGGCAAGGACCTTGCGGTCGATGTCGATCTGGGCCTTCTTCAGGCCAGCCATGAACTTGCTGTAGGTGAGCCCGAGACCCCGGCTCGCCGCGTTGATGCGGGCGATCCAGAGTTGGCGGAAGACACGCTTCTTGGTACGACGATCACGGTAGGCATATTGCCCGGCCCGCATCACCGCTTCCTTGGCGATGCGGAACACGTTCTTGCGGCGGCCGCGGAAGCCCTTGGCCAGGACCAGAATCTTCTTGTGACGTGCGCGGGCGGTGACACCACGTTTGACGCGAGGCATTTCTTACTCCTTCAACAATGGGTCAGAGAATCACAGGCCGGCAAATGGCAGCATCTGCGCCATGTGGCCCATGTTGGTCTCGTGCACGGTGACAGCACCACGCAGGTGGCGCTTGTTCTTCGTGGACTTCTTGGTGAGGATGTGGCGCTTGAACGCCTGGCCCCGCTTGACGGTGCCCCCCGGACGCACGCGGAACCGTTTGGCCGCGCTCTTCTTGGTCTTCATCTTGGGCATGACTGCTCCTTCTTTGTTGCTGCTGCAGGCGCCGGTGAATGTTCCACCGTCTTGTTGGCCTGCAGTCGCTTCTGACAACGCCCCGGCGACCAGACCGAGGCATTGAACTCTTCGAACTCCTACTTGCGCTTGGGCGCCAGCACCATGATCATCTGGCGGCCTTCGAGCTTGGGCATGTGCTCCACGACCGAGACATCCGCCAGTTCGTCTCGGATGCGTTCGAGCAGTCGCATGCCGATGTCCTGGTGGGTGATCTCGCGGCCGCGGTAACGCAGCGTGACCTTGCCCTTGTCGCCGTCTTCCTCGATAAAGCGGCGCAGGTTGCGCATCTTGATCTGGTAGTCGCCTTCGTCCGTGCCCGGACGGAACTTCACTTCCTTGACTTCGACGATCTTCTGCTTGGACTTGGCTTCCGCTGCGCGCTTTTGCTCTTGGTACTTGAACTTGCCGTAGTCCATCAGTCGGCACACCGGAGGGTCTGCCTGGGCCACGATCTCCACCAGATCAACGTCCATCTCGCCCGCCATGCGCAGGGCTTCCTGGGTCGATACGATGCCCAGAGGTTCGTTCTCGGGGCCGTTCAGGCGGACTTCGGGGGCCATGATCTCGCGGTTGAGCCGGTGCTTGCGCTCGGCGTTCGGAGTACGGCGGTCAGCAAAAGTAGCGATGGTTGGTACCTTTCAGCGGACTCCAAGGCAAGAGAAGCCCAAAAAAACGATTTGCGCGCCGGCCTCCCAGGGCATGACCACCGTCGTGGTCACACTTTCCGGGCAATGTCGTCGGCGATCTTCGCTAGGAAGTCGGCCAGCGGCATCACCCCGAGATCCTGGTTGCCCCGGGCGCGCACGGCAACAGCCCCGTTTGCCTTCTCCTTGTCGCCTACGACGAGGATGTACGGGACCTTCTGCATCGAATGCTCGCGGATTTTATAGGTAATCTTCTCGTTGCGCAAATCGGTCGCAACTCTAAGTCCTTGTTTTTGCAGCGATTTGGCCACATCCAAGGCGTAGTCGGCCTGGGAGTCGGTGATGTTGAGCACGCTGACCTGCTGCGGCGCCAGCCAGGCCGGCAGCGCGCCGGCATGCTGTTCGATCAGGATCCCGATGAAACGCTCGAAGCTGCCGATGATCGCCCGGTGCAGCATCACGGGGTGGGCGCGACCGCTGCTCTCGGTCACGTATTCGCCGCCCAGGCGCTCGGCCGTGTTGAAGTCGACCTGCATCGTCCCGCACTGCCACTGGCGGCCGATCGCATCCTTGAGCGTGTACTCGATCTTCGGGCCGTAGAAGGCACCGTCGCCGGGCGACACGATGAACTCGACACCCGAGCGCCGCAGAGATTCCATCACGGCATGCTCCGCCTTGTCCCACAGTTCGTCGGAACCGACCCGGTTCTGCGGGCGCGTCGCGACCTTGTAGATGATGTCGGTGAAGCCGAAGTCGGCGTAGACCTTCTGCAGCAGCGTCGTGTAGGCGACGCACTCGTCGAGGATGTGGTCCTCGGTGCAGAAGATGTGGCCATCGTCCTGCGTGAAGCCGCGCACCCGCATGATGCCGTGCATCGAGCCGCTGGGCTCGTTGCGGTGGCACTGCCCGAATTCGCCATAGCGGATCGGCAGATCCCGGTAGCTGCGCATGTGCGAGCTGAAGATCAGCACGTGGCCGGGGCAGTTCATCGGCTTGAGCGCGTATTCACGCTTCTCCGACTCCGTCGTGAACATGTTCTCGCGGTAGTTGTCCCAGTGGCCGGTCTTTTCCCACAGGCCCTTGTCGAGGAGCTGCGGGCCCTTGACTTCGAGGTAGCCGTTGTCGCGGTAGATCTGCCGCATGTACTGCTCGACGTTCTGCCACAGCGCCCAGCCCTTGGGGTGCCAGAACACCAAGCCCGGCGCATGTTCGTCGATGTGGAACAGGTCGAGCTCGCGGCCCAGCTTGCGGTGGTCGCGCTTCTCGGCTTCCTCGAGCATGTGCAGGTACTTCTGCAGGTCGTCCTTGCTCGCCCAGGCCGTGCCGTAGATGCGCTGCAGCATCTCGTTGCGATGGTCGCCGCGCCAGTAGGCGCCGGCCACCTTCATCAGCTTGAAATGCTTGAGTCGCCCCGTGGAGGGAACGTGTGGGCCGCGGCACAGGTCCTCGAAGGCGCCTTCTCGATACAGCGAGACATCCTCGCCGGCCGGGATGCTGGAGATGATCTCCGCCTTGTAGTGCTCGCCGAGGCCTTTGAAGTAGGCCACGGCCTCGTCGCGCGGCAGCACGCGGCGCTCGACCTTCTCGTCCTTGCGGGCCAGTTCGCTCATCTTCGCCTCGATGGCCGCCAGGTCTTCCGGCGTGAAGGGGCGCTTGTACGAGAAGTCGTAGAAGAAGCCGTTCTCGATCACCGGGCCGATCGTCACCTGCGCCTCGGGGAACAGCTCCTTCACCGCGTAGGCGAGCAGGTGCGCCGTCGAGTGGCGGATCACCTCCAGCCCGTCGGCGTCCTTGTCGGTCAGGATGGCCAGCGATGCATCGGCCTCGATGCGGTGGCTGGTGTCCACCACGCGGGCGGCATCGCCCTGCCCCACGCGGCCGGCGATCGCCGCCTTGGCCAGGCCCGGGCCGATGGAGGCGGCCACTTCGGCCACCGTCACCGGGCCGGGATATTCACGCCGGGAACCGTCGGGCAATTGGATCGAAACCATCACGAACTCCGAAAAACAAAAAGGCGCGGACCATGCCGCGCCTCAATGAACAAGGGGATGCTGTCAGAAGGTCGTCGCGCGCAGCAGTGCTAGACCTTGCCGGTCCAGCTCGTAGTCCGCGGTGTCATAACCGTCATGCCTTTCTCGCCCTTGCTGGTTGAGCCCGTATTGTATTTCAGTAGCGGTAGACCTGATTGTTCTCGATGCGCACCCTGTCGCCGACGCGCAGTTCCGAGAGTTGCTGGTAGTCGAACGTGCGCACCTGGCCTTGTTGCGTCACGATGGCCACACGGTAGAAGTCCTGCGCGCCACGCTTGTTCTTCTCGATCTGGTTGCCGACCACGGCGCCGCCGACGGCGCCGACGATGGTGCCTGCCGTACGCCCGGAGCCACTGCCGATCTGGCGGCCGACGACGGCGCCGACCGCGGCGCCGAGCAGGGCCCCGCCGCCGGTGGTCTGGCTCTCGGCACGGACCAGATCGATGCTCTGCACCTGTCCGTACTCGACCTGATAGGCCGACGGAGTCGGTGCGCTCGGTTGCGTGGCCGGATGCGTGGCGCAGCCGGCAGCGATCACGGTGGCGAGCAGGGCGGCCGTCAGGCGGATGGTTCGTTGCATGTGCTTCTCCTCGAGTTGGGGGTCCGCACACCCTGTGGCGTGCGGACCGGTTCCCATTCAACGCGCCATCGTGCGCGTGGAAGCACAGATTGCGAGCAAAGAAGTGTTGCTGATGCTCGCCGATCACTACGCCATCACTTCAGGATTTCCGGTTCGGCGTCGTCGGGCTGGGGCGGCGCGAAGGCCGCCACGTCCAGCGGCTCCCGGTCATCAGGTGCCGTGGCGGCCACCAAAGCGAGCCAGTTCGCCATGCCGGCGGCACTGTCGCTGGCATCGGCCGGCACCGAGTCGGTGACGGACGGCGGAGCATCACCTCCACCGCCGCAAGCGGCAAGCAGCAGGACCATCAAGCAGGTCGAGACATAGGCCTTGGTCTTCATGATGGTGTCCTTCACTGCGCGCCCGCACCGGCGATCGGCGTGCTCAGGTAGGGGAAGCCCGGCAGCAGCGGCACCACCGCCTGGTCCACAGCGTCGTGCAGCCTGAACGCGGTCTCCTTCAGCGGCACGGCGGAGGGCTTGCAAGCCACACCGAAGCCGAAGGCGTTGGTGTCGCCGTTGGCCATGCACAGCCCGCCCATGACCGCCACCAGCGAGATGTCGACCACGTCGTCCTTCGGGCGGCGGCCGTTCGGGAAGCCGGCGAAGTCGCTGCCACCGGACAGCACGCTGCCGACGATGCCCAGCCGGTTCTGCTGCGCGAAGGGCACTGCCGCGATGCCGGTGTTCAGCCGAAGTTCTTCCGAGGCCACCACGTTCGCCGGCTGGTTCACGCCGGGGATGCCGGTGAGGAAGGTCGTGACGAGGTCGGTGCGCGGGAAGTTGGTCGGCGCCGTGTTCGGCAGGCCTAGCGCGATCTCCAGCAGCGCTGGCAGCGTCGGGTTGGTCACGTAGTCGGCGAACTGGCCGTCGTCCTTCGGCTTGGAGCCGTTGAAGCGGTCCTTGTCGGGCAGGCCGATCACCACCTCGTTGACCAGCGGCATGCCCAGGCGCGAGACCTGCGTCCAGGCGCCGCCGCTCACCGCCGTGGTCTGGTGGCCCTTTTTCGGCGTCGGGTCGAGCAGCGAGCCCTGGCGCAGGCTGGCCGTCGTCCAGGCGCCGATCACCGGCTCGTTGCCCTGCACGAGGCAGCTCTTGTGCACCTCGAGCGCAAGCGAGGTCACATTCGCATCGCCGATGGTGTTCGGCGCCGCGTTGATCAGCGCCGGATCTGTGATCACCGCCACCGGCGCGTTCACCAGGTCGAAGATCGTGCCGAGGTTGACGGCGAAAGCCTCCTTGCGCTGGCCGACGAACATCTTCGCGGGCATGTTGCAGCCCGGCACATTGACGCTGTAGACGTGCTTGGCCGCGTAGCCGGCGTAGTCGGGAATCGTCTTGGTGCCGATGTTGTCGACCGGCTTGTCGAACACCTTGCTGCCGCCGCTGGAGTTCGTCACCGACGCGCGGGCGCCGCTGCGCCGATCGCCGCGCACCACCTCGACGCTGTAGGTCTCGGTGACATTGAGCGCGGGCGAGCGCAGGTCGGTCACCTGCCCAGCCTGAGTCAGCGGGATGGCCACGTTCTTGCCACCGACCGGCAGCGCGATCGAGTTCAGCTTGTTCTGGAAGCGGAACTGGAAGCTGATGTCTTCCTTCGCGTCGCCGTTGTTGTCGACGTGGATCTCGTACAGCGCATTCGGATCCATCTTGAAGTAGTTGGGGCCGCCATACGGGGCCTGCAGCGGCTGGTAGTTGGCGATCAACGTGACGTAGCCTTCGCGTCCGGTCTCGTAGCTCATGAACATGTAGAGGTCGGTGCCGTCCACCTTGGGTGCGGTGGTGATGAACGGCGCCTCCCGGTGGCTGGAGGCCAGCGCCGCGGCCGATCCGGCAGCGGCAAGGATCGCGGCAGCCAGCGGCAGCCAGCGAGGACGGAAATGCTTCTCAGGGGTCATGGTCTCTTCCTTCGGTGGTCAGGACAGCGGCCCAGGGACGCGGGGCCGTTCTTCGCAACACCGCATCGAGATGCGTCGCGGTGTCCGGCTGCCTTACGCAGCCCCCGAAGGAATGGATGCAGGCCCGTTCAGACGAGCGGCTGCGGCTCGATCGAGCCGGGCGAATCGAGCCAGTGCGCGAACTCGTCGGCCAGCCGCTCGCTCTCTCGCACCGCCGTCGACCAGGCCGCGACGCGCGCAACGAGGTCGTCGCCGTAGCGCTGGAAGTCGCTGCGGTCGGGCAGCTTCGCGTTCGGCAGGCTGGCGATCCAGGCCGGGCTGGGCGACAGCACGACGACGTTGTCCAGGTGCTGGGTCGCGCGGTGGCGGTGGCGCAACGCCTTGTCCAGCCAGCCGGGAATCACGGTCTTCTGGAAATGCGGGTACAGGACCAGGCCGGCGTTCATCGATGCGTAGTCCAGATGCAGGTGGTAGTCGGTGATGCCGCCGTCCCAGTAAGCACCGCGCGGGCCGCCGGGAACGTCGTGCACCGCCTGCAGCCAGAACGGAATCGAGCAACTGGCCAGCAGGCTGGGCTGCAGGTTGTCGGCGCGCAGCGGCACGACATGGGTGCGGAAGTCGTGCAGGTGCAGCGGCAGGGGCTCGCGCGCGTCGGAGAAGATCACGCGCTCCAGCCAGCCGCCCATCGCCTTGCGGCTGAGCGCATTGGTGGCGAAGGCACCGAGGTAACCCAGCGGCGTGCGGAACCGGCCTTCGCGCCCGAGCAGGTGGCGCCCGCGGCTGGTGAACACGTGCAACCGGTAGCGCGGATGCGCCAGCACCTGCGCCTCGCGGCCGCCGAAGCGCTCGGCCAGCTTGGCGCCGAACACCTTGCTGACGTGCGCAGCCTTCGGTGCCTTGCCCGGCGCGTGCTCGTAGTGCTGGTGGATGTAGTCGTCGGCCATCTGCGCGAAGGCCGCGGCCGGGTCGTCCAGGCAGGCCGAGGCCATGCGCCACGATCCGATCGAGGCGCCGAGCAAGTGCACCGGGTGCGTGCTGCCCGCCAGCCATTGGCCGAAGATGAAACGATCGAGCGGGTTGAGCACCAGACCCTTCGGCCCGCCGGCCGCGGCGGGAATGACATGCACGTCGACTGGCGGCAGCCCGTGCTCGCGCAGATGGCGCAGGGCGCGGGGTCCGGCATGGATCTGCAGGGCTTGCATGGGCCGCCACTGTAGCGAAGCCCGCGTTAGGATCTGCGCCATGGGACATGACCACGATCACTCGGACGACCACGACCACGATCACAGCGAACTCGGCGAGATGGACCTGCGCGTTCGCGCACTCGAGACGGTGCTCGGGCAGAAGGGCTACATCGATCCGGCCGCGCTCGACGTGCTGATCGACACCTACCAGACCAAGATCGGCCCGCGCAACGGCGCACGCGTCGTCGCCAGGGCCTGGTCGGACCCGGCCTTCGCCGACTGGCTGCGCCGCGACGCCACCGCCGCCATCGCCTCGCTCGGCTACACCGGCCGCCAGGGCGAGCACATGGTGGCGGTGGTGAACACACCCGCAGAGCACCACATGGTCGTGTGCACGTTGTGCAGCTGCTACCCCTGGCCGGTGCTCGGCCTGCCGCCCACCTGGTACAAGAGCGCGCCCTACCGCTCGCGCGCCGTGAAGGACCCGCGCGGCGTCCTCGCGGACTTCGGCGTCACGCTGCCCGAATCGACCGGGATCCGCGTGTGGGACTCCACCGCGGAG
Proteins encoded in this window:
- the infC gene encoding translation initiation factor IF-3; amino-acid sequence: MATFADRRTPNAERKHRLNREIMAPEVRLNGPENEPLGIVSTQEALRMAGEMDVDLVEIVAQADPPVCRLMDYGKFKYQEQKRAAEAKSKQKIVEVKEVKFRPGTDEGDYQIKMRNLRRFIEEDGDKGKVTLRYRGREITHQDIGMRLLERIRDELADVSVVEHMPKLEGRQMIMVLAPKRK
- the thrS gene encoding threonine--tRNA ligase, which translates into the protein MVSIQLPDGSRREYPGPVTVAEVAASIGPGLAKAAIAGRVGQGDAARVVDTSHRIEADASLAILTDKDADGLEVIRHSTAHLLAYAVKELFPEAQVTIGPVIENGFFYDFSYKRPFTPEDLAAIEAKMSELARKDEKVERRVLPRDEAVAYFKGLGEHYKAEIISSIPAGEDVSLYREGAFEDLCRGPHVPSTGRLKHFKLMKVAGAYWRGDHRNEMLQRIYGTAWASKDDLQKYLHMLEEAEKRDHRKLGRELDLFHIDEHAPGLVFWHPKGWALWQNVEQYMRQIYRDNGYLEVKGPQLLDKGLWEKTGHWDNYRENMFTTESEKREYALKPMNCPGHVLIFSSHMRSYRDLPIRYGEFGQCHRNEPSGSMHGIMRVRGFTQDDGHIFCTEDHILDECVAYTTLLQKVYADFGFTDIIYKVATRPQNRVGSDELWDKAEHAVMESLRRSGVEFIVSPGDGAFYGPKIEYTLKDAIGRQWQCGTMQVDFNTAERLGGEYVTESSGRAHPVMLHRAIIGSFERFIGILIEQHAGALPAWLAPQQVSVLNITDSQADYALDVAKSLQKQGLRVATDLRNEKITYKIREHSMQKVPYILVVGDKEKANGAVAVRARGNQDLGVMPLADFLAKIADDIARKV
- a CDS encoding glycine zipper 2TM domain-containing protein, whose product is MQRTIRLTAALLATVIAAGCATHPATQPSAPTPSAYQVEYGQVQSIDLVRAESQTTGGGALLGAAVGAVVGRQIGSGSGRTAGTIVGAVGGAVVGNQIEKNKRGAQDFYRVAIVTQQGQVRTFDYQQLSELRVGDRVRIENNQVYRY
- a CDS encoding DUF4331 domain-containing protein; protein product: MTPEKHFRPRWLPLAAAILAAAGSAAALASSHREAPFITTAPKVDGTDLYMFMSYETGREGYVTLIANYQPLQAPYGGPNYFKMDPNALYEIHVDNNGDAKEDISFQFRFQNKLNSIALPVGGKNVAIPLTQAGQVTDLRSPALNVTETYSVEVVRGDRRSGARASVTNSSGGSKVFDKPVDNIGTKTIPDYAGYAAKHVYSVNVPGCNMPAKMFVGQRKEAFAVNLGTIFDLVNAPVAVITDPALINAAPNTIGDANVTSLALEVHKSCLVQGNEPVIGAWTTASLRQGSLLDPTPKKGHQTTAVSGGAWTQVSRLGMPLVNEVVIGLPDKDRFNGSKPKDDGQFADYVTNPTLPALLEIALGLPNTAPTNFPRTDLVTTFLTGIPGVNQPANVVASEELRLNTGIAAVPFAQQNRLGIVGSVLSGGSDFAGFPNGRRPKDDVVDISLVAVMGGLCMANGDTNAFGFGVACKPSAVPLKETAFRLHDAVDQAVVPLLPGFPYLSTPIAGAGAQ
- a CDS encoding phospholipase, giving the protein MQALQIHAGPRALRHLREHGLPPVDVHVIPAAAGGPKGLVLNPLDRFIFGQWLAGSTHPVHLLGASIGSWRMASACLDDPAAAFAQMADDYIHQHYEHAPGKAPKAAHVSKVFGAKLAERFGGREAQVLAHPRYRLHVFTSRGRHLLGREGRFRTPLGYLGAFATNALSRKAMGGWLERVIFSDAREPLPLHLHDFRTHVVPLRADNLQPSLLASCSIPFWLQAVHDVPGGPRGAYWDGGITDYHLHLDYASMNAGLVLYPHFQKTVIPGWLDKALRHRHRATQHLDNVVVLSPSPAWIASLPNAKLPDRSDFQRYGDDLVARVAAWSTAVRESERLADEFAHWLDSPGSIEPQPLV